The following are encoded in a window of Sulfurimonas sp. C5 genomic DNA:
- a CDS encoding ParB/RepB/Spo0J family partition protein — translation MKSQKLGRGLDALLGEIDEAYENEGTHRDVILEISIKDIRPNPFQPRKHFDEEALQELADSIKNDGLIQPIVVKEDIDGYVLIAGERRFRASKLAKLKEIKAIVLNSDEQKMRKFALIENIQREELNAVELAESYGELIKLHDLTHEELSAMIHKSRAHITNTLRLLQLSKKTLKALVEKTISAGHAKILVGLDEKDQERMVNSIIGQKLSVRELEAEIKSRKQVENAPKLKNEQFLYDFSDLKGKIDEFGINCKTSGNKLTLEFSSEEEIREFLSHLV, via the coding sequence GTGAAAAGTCAAAAGCTTGGTCGTGGATTAGATGCTCTTTTAGGAGAAATAGATGAAGCGTATGAAAACGAAGGTACGCATAGAGATGTCATCTTAGAAATATCTATTAAAGATATTCGTCCTAATCCCTTTCAACCAAGAAAACATTTTGACGAAGAAGCATTACAAGAATTAGCAGATTCTATTAAAAATGACGGTCTGATTCAGCCAATAGTTGTAAAAGAAGATATAGACGGATATGTTCTAATCGCAGGCGAGAGACGTTTTCGTGCTTCTAAACTTGCAAAACTAAAAGAGATAAAAGCAATCGTATTAAATTCCGATGAACAAAAAATGCGTAAATTTGCACTTATCGAAAATATTCAACGTGAAGAGTTAAACGCGGTTGAGTTGGCTGAATCTTATGGTGAACTAATTAAACTACATGATTTAACACACGAAGAGCTCTCTGCCATGATACATAAAAGTAGGGCACATATTACAAATACTTTAAGATTGCTACAACTTTCTAAAAAAACTCTCAAAGCATTAGTGGAAAAAACTATTTCAGCTGGACATGCAAAAATTTTAGTCGGTTTAGATGAAAAAGATCAAGAGCGTATGGTTAATTCTATAATTGGTCAAAAATTAAGCGTTCGTGAACTTGAAGCCGAAATAAAGAGTAGAAAACAGGTTGAAAATGCTCCAAAATTAAAAAATGAACAATTTTTATATGATTTTTCAGATTTAAAAGGAAAAATTGATGAATTTGGCATCAATTGTAAAACTTCTGGAAATAAACTCACCTTAGAATTCTCATCAGAAGAAGAAATACGTGAATTTTTGTCACACTTAGTGTAA
- a CDS encoding FoF1 ATP synthase subunit B', whose amino-acid sequence MLDINPMLLLATFVVFVSLIAVLNSWLYNPLFSFMNKRDEDIKKDLEKVGSNDTEIAELKAKAESIVMNAKLEASALREKVIADAKELAENKLEAKRAELAVDYVEFKQSLAKSQEELTKELMAQVPMFKEAVKAKISQI is encoded by the coding sequence ATGTTAGATATAAATCCAATGTTACTTTTGGCTACATTTGTTGTATTTGTTTCACTTATAGCCGTTCTTAATAGTTGGCTTTATAATCCATTGTTTAGTTTTATGAACAAACGTGATGAAGATATCAAGAAAGACCTAGAAAAAGTAGGTTCGAACGATACTGAAATCGCTGAGTTAAAAGCTAAAGCTGAATCAATTGTTATGAATGCTAAACTAGAAGCTTCGGCCCTAAGAGAAAAAGTTATCGCAGATGCTAAAGAGTTAGCAGAGAACAAGTTGGAAGCAAAGCGTGCTGAACTTGCAGTAGATTATGTTGAGTTTAAGCAATCACTTGCGAAATCTCAAGAAGAGTTGACAAAAGAGCTTATGGCTCAAGTTCCGATGTTTAAAGAAGCTGTTAAGGCTAAAATAAGTCAAATATAA
- the fmt gene encoding methionyl-tRNA formyltransferase, whose protein sequence is MDVIFMGTPSYADEILKQLINDSDINVVAVYTQPDKPVGRKKVLTPPPVKVTAQDYNIEVYQPNRLRDQETIEELLKISCDYIIVAAYGQILPREILEHAPCINLHASILPQYRGASPIQQTLLNGDSKTGVTAMLMDEGLDTGDIIKISEINVPDDEMVATLFDRLTVVASELTVDVLKNYKEYTPVKQDESKATHCTKITKAEGKVSFDKAEELYNKYRAFTPWPGIYLESGLKLKKIALIDNSSNNDAGKILEVKKESIIVGCSQGRLEIFNVQPESKKEMNVIGYINGKRIGVADTLS, encoded by the coding sequence GTGGATGTTATTTTTATGGGGACACCTTCTTATGCAGATGAGATTTTAAAACAACTGATTAATGACTCTGATATTAATGTTGTAGCAGTTTATACTCAGCCTGATAAGCCGGTTGGCAGAAAAAAAGTTTTGACACCGCCTCCTGTAAAAGTAACGGCACAAGATTACAATATAGAAGTGTATCAGCCAAATAGATTACGTGACCAAGAAACTATTGAAGAACTTTTAAAAATTTCATGTGACTATATTATTGTTGCTGCATACGGACAAATCTTGCCAAGAGAGATTTTAGAACATGCTCCGTGTATTAACCTGCATGCTTCGATCTTACCTCAGTATAGAGGTGCAAGTCCGATCCAACAAACACTTCTAAATGGCGATAGTAAAACAGGCGTAACTGCAATGCTTATGGATGAAGGCTTAGATACCGGAGATATTATAAAAATTTCTGAGATTAATGTACCTGATGATGAGATGGTAGCTACTCTTTTTGACAGACTTACTGTTGTAGCATCTGAGCTGACTGTGGATGTACTGAAAAATTATAAAGAGTATACACCTGTTAAACAGGATGAATCAAAAGCTACACATTGTACAAAGATTACAAAAGCCGAAGGAAAAGTAAGTTTTGATAAGGCCGAAGAGCTTTATAATAAATACCGTGCTTTTACTCCATGGCCGGGAATCTATTTAGAGAGCGGTTTAAAACTGAAAAAAATAGCTTTAATAGACAATAGTTCAAATAACGATGCAGGGAAAATACTTGAAGTTAAAAAAGAGAGTATTATTGTCGGATGTTCTCAAGGAAGATTAGAAATTTTCAATGTACAGCCTGAATCAAAAAAAGAGATGAATGTAATAGGCTATATTAACGGAAAAAGGATAGGTGTTGCAGATACTTTATCTTGA
- a CDS encoding biotin--[acetyl-CoA-carboxylase] ligase gives MLQILYLDEVESTQTYLKAELKNATVTPPFAVSAELQTNGIGSRNNSWTGYEGNLFLSFVLPVSDLPDDLKVESASIYFAYLLKETLAEMGSKLFLKWPNDFYIDEYKIGGMITNVSKQNIICGVGINLIKAPEGFATIDIALDKKKLLEYFFKKVEKKISWKKVFRKYKLEFHNNQKFFTHIKNNKISLSNAVLEEDGSLNINGERIYSLR, from the coding sequence GTGTTGCAGATACTTTATCTTGATGAAGTTGAATCAACACAGACCTATTTAAAAGCAGAACTAAAAAACGCAACAGTTACACCACCTTTTGCCGTATCGGCAGAACTTCAAACAAATGGTATAGGAAGCAGGAATAATTCATGGACAGGATATGAAGGAAACTTGTTTCTTTCATTTGTCCTTCCTGTGTCAGATCTTCCAGACGATCTTAAAGTGGAATCGGCTTCTATATACTTCGCGTATCTGTTAAAAGAGACGTTAGCAGAGATGGGTTCAAAACTTTTTTTAAAATGGCCAAACGATTTTTATATAGATGAATATAAAATCGGCGGTATGATTACAAATGTTTCAAAGCAAAATATTATATGCGGCGTAGGTATTAATCTTATAAAAGCACCTGAAGGCTTTGCTACTATAGATATAGCACTGGATAAAAAAAAGTTATTAGAATATTTTTTCAAAAAAGTTGAAAAAAAAATCTCATGGAAGAAAGTTTTTAGAAAATATAAGTTAGAATTTCATAACAATCAAAAGTTTTTTACACATATAAAAAATAACAAAATTTCTTTAAGCAATGCAGTACTTGAAGAAGATGGTAGTTTAAATATCAATGGTGAGAGGATATACAGTTTAAGATGA
- a CDS encoding AAA family ATPase — MSEVIVIANQKGGVGKTTTAVNLAASLAVAEKKVLLIDSDPQANATTSLGFHRNDYEFNIYHVLIGAKKLKDIILKSDLPTLHLAPSNIGLVGIEKEYYDADKARGRELVLKKAIAHVRKDYDYIIIDSPPALGPMTINALSASNSVIIPIQCEFFALEGLAQLLNTIKLVRKSINPKLSIKGFVPTMYSSQNNLSKQVFADLKQHFRGKLFTDKDSKYIVVPRNVKLAESPSFGKPAILYDVKSIGSIAYQNLAQAIIE; from the coding sequence ATGAGTGAAGTTATAGTAATCGCGAATCAAAAAGGTGGTGTTGGTAAGACTACGACAGCAGTAAATCTAGCTGCCTCACTCGCCGTTGCCGAAAAAAAAGTATTGTTAATCGATTCTGATCCACAGGCAAATGCAACAACTTCACTTGGTTTTCATAGAAATGATTATGAATTTAATATTTACCATGTTCTTATTGGTGCGAAAAAACTTAAAGACATTATTTTAAAATCTGATCTTCCTACATTGCATCTTGCTCCATCGAATATTGGTCTTGTAGGTATTGAAAAAGAATATTACGATGCAGATAAGGCAAGAGGACGTGAGCTTGTACTTAAAAAAGCTATCGCACATGTAAGAAAAGATTATGATTATATAATCATTGATTCTCCACCGGCTCTTGGTCCAATGACAATCAATGCTCTTTCAGCATCGAATTCTGTCATTATTCCTATTCAATGTGAGTTCTTTGCATTAGAAGGTTTAGCACAGTTATTAAACACTATTAAACTAGTAAGAAAATCGATTAACCCTAAGTTGAGTATCAAAGGTTTTGTACCGACAATGTACTCATCGCAAAATAATCTTTCTAAACAGGTATTTGCAGATCTTAAACAACATTTTAGAGGAAAACTTTTTACAGATAAAGATAGTAAATATATAGTAGTACCAAGAAATGTTAAATTAGCTGAGTCTCCATCATTCGGTAAGCCTGCTATATTATATGATGTAAAATCAATCGGATCAATTGCATATCAAAACTTAGCACAAGCTATTATAGAATAG